Proteins from a single region of Lasioglossum baleicum chromosome 1, iyLasBale1, whole genome shotgun sequence:
- the Gapcena gene encoding GTPase activating protein and centrosome-associated isoform X3, which produces MSSNIVMEDSMSVKSMESVATSDEYEFVNDKGNSKEPPTLFEPPMLKIANNGNLEDLQNNLREVLTEDSKMKSNDYKIVTTVQQNQSKLKKVGNSKFYDVSSCVVASEKQDIMKPEDFVDGAPGQQECTIFNGVTYLGSTAINAPKMECEIQRNMNVLNAEQTLNLGIKVSVSVPSSSQGSVVLYDAATQQPIAHYEVQRILFYARGESSGPCAACFAFTWSHGDTLESAIYQCHVFRCDIPEAVGQVSACFSKAFHRIPRSMTSSLTGSDFNGFNNGSEKSNSRVFIFEVTMEIKEDDGKGSFSTVPKDRNCFKLRSNVTKQVCLNIQQVSSKEGGVTLEVERCFGVLVSPGRNVKHSDMRLLEMQVNNGPVIQDKQCYNICGHWDPADPALETLNVETPREGRIFITVAVDLVIRGIREPVRFIIETLVKVYPQNERFWYFNKRNLVQQFYLSSKEIISGDGTEVHYEVQSIETSGELDRNRLNLALNLASLIRSPSLTSIDTLTPKEEIDSDGDEPMLSGTGEVSKDCSADELASWAEVLDGWQVNEQRPKLLIKLTRQGIPEALRGEVWQRLSNCDNSQEMMDKYRTLITKESSCESVILRDINRTFPAHDFFKETGGLGQDSLYRISKAYAVYDEEVGYCQGLSFLVASLLLHMPEEQAFCVLVKLMYDYGLRDLYKDRFDNLHMRFYQLNRLIEDQLPELYKHFCDRGVETHMFAAQWFLTLFTARFPLYLVFHILDVFLLQGLDTLYQVALALLMLCKKELLQLDFESILKYFRVHLPKRCRNEEVSRYVMKLACSVTLKKLKKYEAEFMTLNEAQENADEYSNEVEQLRGTVARYEEEKQRLEAELAQVKEMLQREVARADAENRRSNVIIAEYKQICQRLEDNYNAAKSTLSVLRSMVSKCEKCRSCLVESSNVLADISHPLENKIDPTLHRVQERVRELELELAQTKLAHVEAECRNQDLTHQLHATASELQAARNSWPWLSKTLSSIKEAANKREVMPPSLMKDLRRESAPGGEVYHLIRSRYRDARDKEVV; this is translated from the exons ATGTCCTCGA ACATAGTTATGGAGGATAGTATGAGTGTGAAATCAATGGAATCTGTGGCTACAAGCGACGAATACGAATTCGTAAATGACAAAGGCAACAGTAAAGAACCACCGACTCTGTTTGAACCGCCAATGCTGAAAATTGCCAACAACGGCAACCTGGAAGATCTGCAAAACAATTTACGTGAG GTCTTAACAGAAGACTCGAAAATGAAGAGTAACGATTACAAAATTGTGACCACTGTACAGCAAAACCAATCGAAGCTGAAGAAAGTGGGAAACAGTAAATTCTATGATGTAAGCTCTTGCGTGGTTGCGTCAGAAAAGCAAGATATTATGAAACCGGAAGACTTTGTCGATGGAG CTCCGGGCCAACAGGAGTGCACTATTTTCAACGGTGTAACATACTTGGGATCGACCGCAATAAATGCACCTAAAATGGAATGCGAGATACAGCGGAACATGAACGTACTAAACGCGGAACAGACTCTTAATCTAGGAATCAAAGTATCGGTTTCTGTTCCTAGTAGTTCTCAAGGTTCTGTTGT TCTGTACGATGCCGCTACACAACAGCCAATCGCGCATTACGAAGTACAACGCATCTTATTTTATGCACGTGGCGAAAGTAGCGGACCGTGTGCAGCGTGCTTTGCTTTCACTTGGTCTCATGGGGATACGCTGGAATCTGCCATCTATCAATGTCATGTTTTCCGATGTGATATACCAGAAGCG GTGGGGCAAGTTTCTGCTTGCTTCTCAAAAGCATTTCACAGAATACCACGGTCCATGACCAGTTCCCTAACTGGAAGCGATTTCAACGGATTCAACAATGGAAGCGAGAAGTCCAACTCACGAGTATTTATTTTTGAAGTAACCATGGAAATAAAAGAGGACGACGGGAAAGGAAGCTTCAGCACAGTTCCTAAGGACCGAAATTGCTTCAAACTTCGGAGTAACGTCACTAAACAAGTGTGTTTAAATATTCAGCAAGTATCCAGTAAAGAGGGAGGCGTTACCCTTGAGGTGGAAAGGTGCTTTGGAGTTCTTGTTAGTCCTGGTCGGAACGTTAAGCACAGTGATATGAGATTACTCGAAATG CAAGTGAACAACGGTCCAGTGATACAAGATAAACAGTGTTATAATATATGCGGTCACTGGGATCCTGCAGATCCAGCATTGGAAACTCTGAACGTAGAAACTCCTAGAGAAGGAAGGATCTTCATAACAGTTGCCGTTGATCtggtgatacgaggcattcggGAACCTGTTAGATTTATAATAGAGACATTGGTCAAAGTGTATCCGCAGAACGAAAGATTTTGGTATTTCAACAAGCGGAACCTCGTACAACAATTCTACCTGAGCTCGAAAGAG ATAATATCCGGGGATGGAACGGAAGTTCATTACGAAGTTCAAAGTATAGAGACTTCGGGAGAATTAGACAGAAACAGATTGAATCTTGCCCTCAACTTAGCATCGCTGATACGTTCACCCTCTTTAACTAGTATCGACACGCTCACGCCCAAGGAAGAAATAGATTCAG ATGGCGACGAACCGATGCTGAGCGGTACAGGCGAGGTGTCCAAGGATTGCTCCGCGGACGAGTTAGCAAGTTGGGCAGAGGTTCTGGATGGTTGGCAGGTCAACGAACAACGGCCGAAGCTTCTGATAAAGCTCACGAGGCAAGGTATCCCAGAAGCTCTGCGCGGAGAAGTATGGCAACGTCTAAGCAACTGCGACAATTCGCAGGAGATGATGGATAAATACAGGACCTTGATCACCAAG GAGAGCAGTTGCGAGAGCGTTATATTGAGAGATATCAACAGAACGTTCCCCGCCCATGATTTTTTCAAAGAAACCGGCGGCCTGGGACAGGACTCTTTGTACAGAATAAGTAAAGCGTACGCGGTGTACGATGAGGAAGTTGGTTACTGTCAGGGACTCAGTTTTCTAGTTGCCAGTTTGCTGCTTCAT ATGCCAGAGGAACAGGCGTTTTGTGTTCTAGTTAAATTAATGTACGACTACGGTCTAAGGGATTTGTACAAGGACAGATTCGACAATCTTCATATGAGATTCTATCAGCTTAATAGATTGATAGAG GATCAATTGCCAGAACTTTATAAACACTTTTGCGACCGTGGCGTGGAGACTCACATGTTTGCCGCACAATGGTTTTTAACCCTCTTCACAGCCAGGTTTCCACTTTATCTTGTTTTCCATATCCTGGACGTGTTTCTCTTGCAAGGGCTTGACACGCTGTATCAGGTCGCTCTTGCGTTGTTAATG CTATGCAAAAAGGAACTGCTTCAGTTGGACTTTGAGAGTATATTGAAATACTTTCGAGTACATTTGCCGAAACGTTGTCGAAACGAAGAAGTCTCGCGCTACGTAATGAAGTTAGCCTGCTCGGTCACGTTAAAGAAACTGAAGAAGTACGAGGCCGAGTTTATGACGCTGAATG AAGCTCAAGAGAATGCGGACGAGTACAGCAACGAGGTGGAACAGCTACGAGGAACCGTGGCGAGGTATGAAGAGGAGAAGCAACGATTGGAAGCGGAGCTCGCTCAAGTGAAGGAGATGCTGCAACGAGAAGTGGCAAGAGCGGACGCGGAGAACAGGCGAAGCAACGTCATCATCGCCGAGTATAAACAG ATCTGCCAACGACTCGAAGACAACTACAACGCCGCCAAGTCGACTCTCAGCGTGCTACGG TCGATGGTGTCGAAATGCGAGAAGTGCAGAAGTTGCCTGGTGGAGTCATCGAACGTGTTAGCGGACATTTCGCATCCATTGGAGAACAAGATAGACCCTACGCTGCACCGAGTGCAGGAGAGGGTTAGGGAGCTGGAATTGGAGCTAGCTCAGACCAAGTTGGCTCACGTTGAAGCCGAGTGCCGGAATCAG GATCTGACGCACCAGTTACACGCGACCGCATCCGAGCTGCAAGCGGCTAGGAACAGTTGGCCGTGGCTAAGCAAGACTCTGTCGAGTATAAAAGAGGCGGCGAACAAGAGGGAGGTGATGCCACCATCCCTGATGAAGGACCTGAGACGCGAGAGTGCACCAGGAGGCGAAGTTTATCATCTGATTCGATCGCGTTACCGCGACGCTCGCGACAAGGAGGTCGTGTGA
- the Gapcena gene encoding GTPase activating protein and centrosome-associated isoform X2, with protein MSSNIVMEDSMSVKSMESVATSDEYEFVNDKGNSKEPPTLFEPPMLKIANNGNLEDLQNNLREVLTEDSKMKSNDYKIVTTVQQNQSKLKKVGNSKFYDVSSCVVASEKQDIMKPEDFVDGEVNSLAPGQQECTIFNGVTYLGSTAINAPKMECEIQRNMNVLNAEQTLNLGIKVSVSVPSSSQGSVVLYDAATQQPIAHYEVQRILFYARGESSGPCAACFAFTWSHGDTLESAIYQCHVFRCDIPEAVGQVSACFSKAFHRIPRSMTSSLTGSDFNGFNNGSEKSNSRVFIFEVTMEIKEDDGKGSFSTVPKDRNCFKLRSNVTKQVCLNIQQVSSKEGGVTLEVERCFGVLVSPGRNVKHSDMRLLEMQVNNGPVIQDKQCYNICGHWDPADPALETLNVETPREGRIFITVAVDLVIRGIREPVRFIIETLVKVYPQNERFWYFNKRNLVQQFYLSSKEIISGDGTEVHYEVQSIETSGELDRNRLNLALNLASLIRSPSLTSIDTLTPKEEIDSDGDEPMLSGTGEVSKDCSADELASWAEVLDGWQVNEQRPKLLIKLTRQGIPEALRGEVWQRLSNCDNSQEMMDKYRTLITKESSCESVILRDINRTFPAHDFFKETGGLGQDSLYRISKAYAVYDEEVGYCQGLSFLVASLLLHMPEEQAFCVLVKLMYDYGLRDLYKDRFDNLHMRFYQLNRLIEDQLPELYKHFCDRGVETHMFAAQWFLTLFTARFPLYLVFHILDVFLLQGLDTLYQVALALLMLCKKELLQLDFESILKYFRVHLPKRCRNEEVSRYVMKLACSVTLKKLKKYEAEFMTLNEAQENADEYSNEVEQLRGTVARYEEEKQRLEAELAQVKEMLQREVARADAENRRSNVIIAEYKQICQRLEDNYNAAKSTLSVLRSMVSKCEKCRSCLVESSNVLADISHPLENKIDPTLHRVQERVRELELELAQTKLAHVEAECRNQDLTHQLHATASELQAARNSWPWLSKTLSSIKEAANKREVMPPSLMKDLRRESAPGGEVYHLIRSRYRDARDKEVV; from the exons ATGTCCTCGA ACATAGTTATGGAGGATAGTATGAGTGTGAAATCAATGGAATCTGTGGCTACAAGCGACGAATACGAATTCGTAAATGACAAAGGCAACAGTAAAGAACCACCGACTCTGTTTGAACCGCCAATGCTGAAAATTGCCAACAACGGCAACCTGGAAGATCTGCAAAACAATTTACGTGAG GTCTTAACAGAAGACTCGAAAATGAAGAGTAACGATTACAAAATTGTGACCACTGTACAGCAAAACCAATCGAAGCTGAAGAAAGTGGGAAACAGTAAATTCTATGATGTAAGCTCTTGCGTGGTTGCGTCAGAAAAGCAAGATATTATGAAACCGGAAGACTTTGTCGATGGAG AAGTAAATTCCTTAGCTCCGGGCCAACAGGAGTGCACTATTTTCAACGGTGTAACATACTTGGGATCGACCGCAATAAATGCACCTAAAATGGAATGCGAGATACAGCGGAACATGAACGTACTAAACGCGGAACAGACTCTTAATCTAGGAATCAAAGTATCGGTTTCTGTTCCTAGTAGTTCTCAAGGTTCTGTTGT TCTGTACGATGCCGCTACACAACAGCCAATCGCGCATTACGAAGTACAACGCATCTTATTTTATGCACGTGGCGAAAGTAGCGGACCGTGTGCAGCGTGCTTTGCTTTCACTTGGTCTCATGGGGATACGCTGGAATCTGCCATCTATCAATGTCATGTTTTCCGATGTGATATACCAGAAGCG GTGGGGCAAGTTTCTGCTTGCTTCTCAAAAGCATTTCACAGAATACCACGGTCCATGACCAGTTCCCTAACTGGAAGCGATTTCAACGGATTCAACAATGGAAGCGAGAAGTCCAACTCACGAGTATTTATTTTTGAAGTAACCATGGAAATAAAAGAGGACGACGGGAAAGGAAGCTTCAGCACAGTTCCTAAGGACCGAAATTGCTTCAAACTTCGGAGTAACGTCACTAAACAAGTGTGTTTAAATATTCAGCAAGTATCCAGTAAAGAGGGAGGCGTTACCCTTGAGGTGGAAAGGTGCTTTGGAGTTCTTGTTAGTCCTGGTCGGAACGTTAAGCACAGTGATATGAGATTACTCGAAATG CAAGTGAACAACGGTCCAGTGATACAAGATAAACAGTGTTATAATATATGCGGTCACTGGGATCCTGCAGATCCAGCATTGGAAACTCTGAACGTAGAAACTCCTAGAGAAGGAAGGATCTTCATAACAGTTGCCGTTGATCtggtgatacgaggcattcggGAACCTGTTAGATTTATAATAGAGACATTGGTCAAAGTGTATCCGCAGAACGAAAGATTTTGGTATTTCAACAAGCGGAACCTCGTACAACAATTCTACCTGAGCTCGAAAGAG ATAATATCCGGGGATGGAACGGAAGTTCATTACGAAGTTCAAAGTATAGAGACTTCGGGAGAATTAGACAGAAACAGATTGAATCTTGCCCTCAACTTAGCATCGCTGATACGTTCACCCTCTTTAACTAGTATCGACACGCTCACGCCCAAGGAAGAAATAGATTCAG ATGGCGACGAACCGATGCTGAGCGGTACAGGCGAGGTGTCCAAGGATTGCTCCGCGGACGAGTTAGCAAGTTGGGCAGAGGTTCTGGATGGTTGGCAGGTCAACGAACAACGGCCGAAGCTTCTGATAAAGCTCACGAGGCAAGGTATCCCAGAAGCTCTGCGCGGAGAAGTATGGCAACGTCTAAGCAACTGCGACAATTCGCAGGAGATGATGGATAAATACAGGACCTTGATCACCAAG GAGAGCAGTTGCGAGAGCGTTATATTGAGAGATATCAACAGAACGTTCCCCGCCCATGATTTTTTCAAAGAAACCGGCGGCCTGGGACAGGACTCTTTGTACAGAATAAGTAAAGCGTACGCGGTGTACGATGAGGAAGTTGGTTACTGTCAGGGACTCAGTTTTCTAGTTGCCAGTTTGCTGCTTCAT ATGCCAGAGGAACAGGCGTTTTGTGTTCTAGTTAAATTAATGTACGACTACGGTCTAAGGGATTTGTACAAGGACAGATTCGACAATCTTCATATGAGATTCTATCAGCTTAATAGATTGATAGAG GATCAATTGCCAGAACTTTATAAACACTTTTGCGACCGTGGCGTGGAGACTCACATGTTTGCCGCACAATGGTTTTTAACCCTCTTCACAGCCAGGTTTCCACTTTATCTTGTTTTCCATATCCTGGACGTGTTTCTCTTGCAAGGGCTTGACACGCTGTATCAGGTCGCTCTTGCGTTGTTAATG CTATGCAAAAAGGAACTGCTTCAGTTGGACTTTGAGAGTATATTGAAATACTTTCGAGTACATTTGCCGAAACGTTGTCGAAACGAAGAAGTCTCGCGCTACGTAATGAAGTTAGCCTGCTCGGTCACGTTAAAGAAACTGAAGAAGTACGAGGCCGAGTTTATGACGCTGAATG AAGCTCAAGAGAATGCGGACGAGTACAGCAACGAGGTGGAACAGCTACGAGGAACCGTGGCGAGGTATGAAGAGGAGAAGCAACGATTGGAAGCGGAGCTCGCTCAAGTGAAGGAGATGCTGCAACGAGAAGTGGCAAGAGCGGACGCGGAGAACAGGCGAAGCAACGTCATCATCGCCGAGTATAAACAG ATCTGCCAACGACTCGAAGACAACTACAACGCCGCCAAGTCGACTCTCAGCGTGCTACGG TCGATGGTGTCGAAATGCGAGAAGTGCAGAAGTTGCCTGGTGGAGTCATCGAACGTGTTAGCGGACATTTCGCATCCATTGGAGAACAAGATAGACCCTACGCTGCACCGAGTGCAGGAGAGGGTTAGGGAGCTGGAATTGGAGCTAGCTCAGACCAAGTTGGCTCACGTTGAAGCCGAGTGCCGGAATCAG GATCTGACGCACCAGTTACACGCGACCGCATCCGAGCTGCAAGCGGCTAGGAACAGTTGGCCGTGGCTAAGCAAGACTCTGTCGAGTATAAAAGAGGCGGCGAACAAGAGGGAGGTGATGCCACCATCCCTGATGAAGGACCTGAGACGCGAGAGTGCACCAGGAGGCGAAGTTTATCATCTGATTCGATCGCGTTACCGCGACGCTCGCGACAAGGAGGTCGTGTGA
- the Gapcena gene encoding GTPase activating protein and centrosome-associated isoform X1, with protein sequence MSSNIVMEDSMSVKSMESVATSDEYEFVNDKGNSKEPPTLFEPPMLKIANNGNLEDLQNNLREVLTEDSKMKSNDYKIVTTVQQNQSKLKKVGNSKFYDVSSCVVASEKQDIMKPEDFVDGEVNSLAPGQQECTIFNGVTYLGSTAINAPKMECEIQRNMNVLNAEQTLNLGIKVSVSVPSSSQGSVVLYDAATQQPIAHYEVQRILFYARGESSGPCAACFAFTWSHGDTLESAIYQCHVFRCDIPEAVGQVSACFSKAFHRIPRSMTSSLTGSDFNGFNNGSEKSNSRVFIFEVTMEIKEDDGKGSFSTVPKDRNCFKLRSNVTKQVCLNIQQVSSKEGGVTLEVERCFGVLVSPGRNVKHSDMRLLEMVITIPQFNGLLFSVRFNQFYYCYQQVNNGPVIQDKQCYNICGHWDPADPALETLNVETPREGRIFITVAVDLVIRGIREPVRFIIETLVKVYPQNERFWYFNKRNLVQQFYLSSKEIISGDGTEVHYEVQSIETSGELDRNRLNLALNLASLIRSPSLTSIDTLTPKEEIDSDGDEPMLSGTGEVSKDCSADELASWAEVLDGWQVNEQRPKLLIKLTRQGIPEALRGEVWQRLSNCDNSQEMMDKYRTLITKESSCESVILRDINRTFPAHDFFKETGGLGQDSLYRISKAYAVYDEEVGYCQGLSFLVASLLLHMPEEQAFCVLVKLMYDYGLRDLYKDRFDNLHMRFYQLNRLIEDQLPELYKHFCDRGVETHMFAAQWFLTLFTARFPLYLVFHILDVFLLQGLDTLYQVALALLMLCKKELLQLDFESILKYFRVHLPKRCRNEEVSRYVMKLACSVTLKKLKKYEAEFMTLNEAQENADEYSNEVEQLRGTVARYEEEKQRLEAELAQVKEMLQREVARADAENRRSNVIIAEYKQICQRLEDNYNAAKSTLSVLRSMVSKCEKCRSCLVESSNVLADISHPLENKIDPTLHRVQERVRELELELAQTKLAHVEAECRNQDLTHQLHATASELQAARNSWPWLSKTLSSIKEAANKREVMPPSLMKDLRRESAPGGEVYHLIRSRYRDARDKEVV encoded by the exons ATGTCCTCGA ACATAGTTATGGAGGATAGTATGAGTGTGAAATCAATGGAATCTGTGGCTACAAGCGACGAATACGAATTCGTAAATGACAAAGGCAACAGTAAAGAACCACCGACTCTGTTTGAACCGCCAATGCTGAAAATTGCCAACAACGGCAACCTGGAAGATCTGCAAAACAATTTACGTGAG GTCTTAACAGAAGACTCGAAAATGAAGAGTAACGATTACAAAATTGTGACCACTGTACAGCAAAACCAATCGAAGCTGAAGAAAGTGGGAAACAGTAAATTCTATGATGTAAGCTCTTGCGTGGTTGCGTCAGAAAAGCAAGATATTATGAAACCGGAAGACTTTGTCGATGGAG AAGTAAATTCCTTAGCTCCGGGCCAACAGGAGTGCACTATTTTCAACGGTGTAACATACTTGGGATCGACCGCAATAAATGCACCTAAAATGGAATGCGAGATACAGCGGAACATGAACGTACTAAACGCGGAACAGACTCTTAATCTAGGAATCAAAGTATCGGTTTCTGTTCCTAGTAGTTCTCAAGGTTCTGTTGT TCTGTACGATGCCGCTACACAACAGCCAATCGCGCATTACGAAGTACAACGCATCTTATTTTATGCACGTGGCGAAAGTAGCGGACCGTGTGCAGCGTGCTTTGCTTTCACTTGGTCTCATGGGGATACGCTGGAATCTGCCATCTATCAATGTCATGTTTTCCGATGTGATATACCAGAAGCG GTGGGGCAAGTTTCTGCTTGCTTCTCAAAAGCATTTCACAGAATACCACGGTCCATGACCAGTTCCCTAACTGGAAGCGATTTCAACGGATTCAACAATGGAAGCGAGAAGTCCAACTCACGAGTATTTATTTTTGAAGTAACCATGGAAATAAAAGAGGACGACGGGAAAGGAAGCTTCAGCACAGTTCCTAAGGACCGAAATTGCTTCAAACTTCGGAGTAACGTCACTAAACAAGTGTGTTTAAATATTCAGCAAGTATCCAGTAAAGAGGGAGGCGTTACCCTTGAGGTGGAAAGGTGCTTTGGAGTTCTTGTTAGTCCTGGTCGGAACGTTAAGCACAGTGATATGAGATTACTCGAAATGGTAATAACCATACCGCAGTTTAACGGCCTATTGTTTTCTGTACGATTCAATCAATTCTATTATTGTTATCAGCAAGTGAACAACGGTCCAGTGATACAAGATAAACAGTGTTATAATATATGCGGTCACTGGGATCCTGCAGATCCAGCATTGGAAACTCTGAACGTAGAAACTCCTAGAGAAGGAAGGATCTTCATAACAGTTGCCGTTGATCtggtgatacgaggcattcggGAACCTGTTAGATTTATAATAGAGACATTGGTCAAAGTGTATCCGCAGAACGAAAGATTTTGGTATTTCAACAAGCGGAACCTCGTACAACAATTCTACCTGAGCTCGAAAGAG ATAATATCCGGGGATGGAACGGAAGTTCATTACGAAGTTCAAAGTATAGAGACTTCGGGAGAATTAGACAGAAACAGATTGAATCTTGCCCTCAACTTAGCATCGCTGATACGTTCACCCTCTTTAACTAGTATCGACACGCTCACGCCCAAGGAAGAAATAGATTCAG ATGGCGACGAACCGATGCTGAGCGGTACAGGCGAGGTGTCCAAGGATTGCTCCGCGGACGAGTTAGCAAGTTGGGCAGAGGTTCTGGATGGTTGGCAGGTCAACGAACAACGGCCGAAGCTTCTGATAAAGCTCACGAGGCAAGGTATCCCAGAAGCTCTGCGCGGAGAAGTATGGCAACGTCTAAGCAACTGCGACAATTCGCAGGAGATGATGGATAAATACAGGACCTTGATCACCAAG GAGAGCAGTTGCGAGAGCGTTATATTGAGAGATATCAACAGAACGTTCCCCGCCCATGATTTTTTCAAAGAAACCGGCGGCCTGGGACAGGACTCTTTGTACAGAATAAGTAAAGCGTACGCGGTGTACGATGAGGAAGTTGGTTACTGTCAGGGACTCAGTTTTCTAGTTGCCAGTTTGCTGCTTCAT ATGCCAGAGGAACAGGCGTTTTGTGTTCTAGTTAAATTAATGTACGACTACGGTCTAAGGGATTTGTACAAGGACAGATTCGACAATCTTCATATGAGATTCTATCAGCTTAATAGATTGATAGAG GATCAATTGCCAGAACTTTATAAACACTTTTGCGACCGTGGCGTGGAGACTCACATGTTTGCCGCACAATGGTTTTTAACCCTCTTCACAGCCAGGTTTCCACTTTATCTTGTTTTCCATATCCTGGACGTGTTTCTCTTGCAAGGGCTTGACACGCTGTATCAGGTCGCTCTTGCGTTGTTAATG CTATGCAAAAAGGAACTGCTTCAGTTGGACTTTGAGAGTATATTGAAATACTTTCGAGTACATTTGCCGAAACGTTGTCGAAACGAAGAAGTCTCGCGCTACGTAATGAAGTTAGCCTGCTCGGTCACGTTAAAGAAACTGAAGAAGTACGAGGCCGAGTTTATGACGCTGAATG AAGCTCAAGAGAATGCGGACGAGTACAGCAACGAGGTGGAACAGCTACGAGGAACCGTGGCGAGGTATGAAGAGGAGAAGCAACGATTGGAAGCGGAGCTCGCTCAAGTGAAGGAGATGCTGCAACGAGAAGTGGCAAGAGCGGACGCGGAGAACAGGCGAAGCAACGTCATCATCGCCGAGTATAAACAG ATCTGCCAACGACTCGAAGACAACTACAACGCCGCCAAGTCGACTCTCAGCGTGCTACGG TCGATGGTGTCGAAATGCGAGAAGTGCAGAAGTTGCCTGGTGGAGTCATCGAACGTGTTAGCGGACATTTCGCATCCATTGGAGAACAAGATAGACCCTACGCTGCACCGAGTGCAGGAGAGGGTTAGGGAGCTGGAATTGGAGCTAGCTCAGACCAAGTTGGCTCACGTTGAAGCCGAGTGCCGGAATCAG GATCTGACGCACCAGTTACACGCGACCGCATCCGAGCTGCAAGCGGCTAGGAACAGTTGGCCGTGGCTAAGCAAGACTCTGTCGAGTATAAAAGAGGCGGCGAACAAGAGGGAGGTGATGCCACCATCCCTGATGAAGGACCTGAGACGCGAGAGTGCACCAGGAGGCGAAGTTTATCATCTGATTCGATCGCGTTACCGCGACGCTCGCGACAAGGAGGTCGTGTGA